One Candidatus Krumholzibacteriota bacterium DNA window includes the following coding sequences:
- a CDS encoding Na+/H+ antiporter NhaC family protein → MSRRSTDRAWLSLSLAAVFAAAMLLTATAASARTVVLSGLPRRIEVPDTCASCAVEIALDNRLLFAGDAADLPAGGFETAIPAGRHVVTVTAGRWIGRTEFLAIPGVLSLLPPVVAILFALIFRQVVVALLVGIWLGSFLVTGFSPVASILRIADHYVIGTLARQGSDHASIVVFTLLLGGMVGITSRMGGMKGIVDRVSRIATTPRRGQLAVWLMGVLIFFDDYTNTLIVGNATRPLTDRLRISREKLSYIVDSTAAPITVLAVVTSWIGFEISLIAQSFDSLGIDRNPLATFVASIPYSFYPIFAILFVLFVILTGRDFSLMLAAERRARTTGKVSSDHALPLSNIDGLAVAPAPNVRPRFVNGILPIAVVVLASFVGLVATGRASLAGAGVVGGGFLDALKESDSFRALLWGSSAGCIVAAVLALSQRLLDLRGTIEAWMNGIKSMMTAIVILVLAWCIGQVCVELQTADYLVHHLAGVLSPGILPTIVFLLAMGISFSTGTSWGTMSILIPIVIPLVVGTTRAAGLDAAASEPVLLGSIASILSGAVFGDHCSPISDTTIMSSMASAADHVDHVRTQLPYALVVGAAALLLGCVPTALGVHPAAALAAGCGALLLVLRFAGTPVDRHPDGAY, encoded by the coding sequence ATGTCGAGACGATCGACTGATCGCGCATGGCTCTCCCTCTCCCTCGCCGCCGTTTTCGCCGCGGCGATGCTGCTGACGGCGACCGCCGCGAGCGCGAGAACGGTGGTGCTCTCCGGCCTTCCCCGTCGTATCGAGGTGCCGGACACGTGCGCGTCGTGCGCCGTCGAGATCGCGCTCGACAACCGGCTGCTCTTCGCGGGCGACGCGGCCGACCTTCCCGCCGGCGGATTCGAGACGGCGATCCCGGCGGGTCGCCACGTCGTCACCGTCACCGCGGGACGGTGGATCGGGCGCACCGAGTTCCTCGCCATTCCCGGCGTTCTCTCCCTTCTTCCCCCCGTCGTCGCGATCCTCTTCGCCCTCATCTTCCGCCAGGTCGTCGTCGCCCTGCTCGTCGGCATCTGGCTCGGCTCCTTCCTCGTGACGGGATTCAGTCCGGTCGCATCGATCCTCCGCATCGCCGACCACTACGTCATAGGCACGCTCGCCCGCCAGGGGAGCGACCACGCCTCGATCGTCGTCTTCACGCTGCTCCTCGGGGGCATGGTCGGCATCACCTCGCGAATGGGGGGGATGAAGGGCATCGTCGACCGCGTCTCGCGCATCGCGACGACACCGCGCCGCGGGCAGCTCGCCGTCTGGCTGATGGGCGTTTTGATCTTCTTCGATGATTACACCAACACGCTGATCGTGGGGAATGCCACCCGCCCCCTCACCGACCGCCTCCGCATCTCCCGCGAGAAGCTCTCCTACATCGTCGATTCGACGGCGGCGCCGATAACCGTCCTGGCCGTCGTGACGAGCTGGATCGGATTCGAGATCTCCCTCATCGCGCAGTCATTCGACTCCCTCGGGATCGACCGCAACCCGCTGGCGACCTTCGTCGCCTCGATCCCCTACAGCTTCTACCCGATCTTCGCGATCCTCTTCGTTCTCTTCGTCATCCTCACCGGCCGCGACTTCTCGCTGATGCTCGCCGCGGAGCGCAGGGCGAGAACGACCGGCAAGGTGTCGAGCGACCACGCCCTGCCCCTCTCCAACATCGACGGGCTGGCCGTCGCGCCCGCGCCGAACGTCCGGCCACGATTCGTCAACGGCATCCTGCCCATCGCCGTCGTCGTTCTCGCGAGCTTCGTCGGGCTCGTCGCGACCGGGCGCGCGTCGCTCGCCGGGGCGGGCGTCGTCGGGGGCGGTTTTCTCGATGCCCTGAAGGAATCCGATTCCTTCCGCGCGCTGCTCTGGGGTTCGTCCGCCGGCTGCATCGTCGCGGCGGTCCTCGCCCTTTCCCAGCGGCTGCTCGATCTCCGCGGCACGATCGAGGCGTGGATGAACGGCATCAAGTCGATGATGACCGCGATCGTGATACTCGTGCTCGCCTGGTGCATCGGCCAGGTCTGTGTCGAGCTGCAGACCGCCGACTACCTGGTGCACCACCTCGCCGGCGTCCTCTCGCCCGGCATCCTGCCGACGATCGTCTTCCTCCTCGCGATGGGGATCTCGTTCTCGACGGGAACCTCCTGGGGAACGATGTCGATCCTCATCCCGATCGTCATCCCCCTCGTCGTGGGCACGACGCGCGCGGCGGGCCTCGACGCGGCGGCCTCCGAGCCGGTGCTGCTCGGATCGATCGCCTCGATCCTCTCCGGGGCGGTCTTCGGCGACCACTGCTCGCCGATATCGGACACGACGATCATGTCGTCGATGGCTTCGGCCGCCGACCACGTCGACCACGTCCGGACGCAGCTCCCCTACGCGCTCGTCGTGGGAGCCGCGGCGCTCCTCCTCGGCTGCGTGCCGACCGCGCTCGGTGTCCATCCCGCCGCCGCGCTCGCCGCCGGATGCGGCGCGCTCCTCCTCGTGCTCCGCTTCGCCGGCACGCCCGTCGATCGCCACCCGGACGGGGCGTATTGA
- a CDS encoding DUF362 domain-containing protein: protein MKKHTAYFTPDETVLSYYLTRRMRDVFSEGDRVIVKLHMGEPGNRHHIASGFAARVVAALTGAGCEAVVFDTPVVYRSPRSETASYLAAAAEHGFTREAIGAPIVVSDRSEAVDGTHMTYELALDPIEADGVLLLTHVKGHMCCGMGGAIKNVGMGCMSKKTKGAIHAGAEPSYTGGCTSCGTCVENCPTGNIRLVDGEPRFDVTWCPGCSNCVNVCPAACIEAKTAEFNTLLAEAAVLAHRRYRKTFALNVIRGITKLCDCVADAGPLLADDVGYVCADDMLTADVASLALIREHTGRNDLFLEHNLISPWRHVEAAARMMGRTTDVDVETID, encoded by the coding sequence ATGAAAAAGCACACCGCGTACTTCACTCCCGACGAGACGGTGCTTTCCTATTATCTGACGCGCCGCATGCGGGACGTCTTCTCGGAAGGCGACCGCGTCATCGTCAAGCTGCACATGGGAGAACCGGGAAACAGGCATCACATCGCGTCCGGGTTCGCCGCGCGCGTCGTCGCCGCGCTGACCGGCGCGGGATGCGAAGCGGTCGTCTTCGACACGCCCGTCGTCTACCGGAGTCCGCGGAGCGAGACCGCAAGCTATCTCGCCGCCGCGGCGGAACACGGCTTCACGCGCGAGGCGATCGGCGCGCCGATCGTCGTGTCCGACCGGAGCGAAGCGGTCGACGGAACGCACATGACCTACGAGCTCGCGCTCGATCCGATCGAGGCCGACGGCGTTCTGCTGCTCACGCACGTGAAGGGACACATGTGCTGCGGCATGGGCGGCGCGATAAAGAACGTCGGGATGGGCTGCATGTCGAAGAAAACGAAGGGCGCGATCCACGCGGGAGCCGAGCCGTCCTACACCGGCGGCTGCACGTCGTGCGGAACGTGCGTGGAGAACTGCCCCACCGGCAACATACGTCTCGTCGACGGGGAGCCGCGATTCGACGTCACATGGTGCCCCGGCTGCAGCAACTGCGTCAATGTCTGCCCGGCCGCCTGCATCGAGGCGAAGACCGCCGAGTTCAACACGCTTCTCGCCGAGGCGGCCGTACTCGCCCACCGGCGCTACCGGAAGACCTTCGCGCTGAACGTCATCCGGGGCATCACGAAACTCTGCGATTGCGTCGCCGACGCCGGCCCCCTCCTCGCCGACGACGTCGGGTACGTGTGCGCGGACGACATGCTCACCGCCGACGTCGCCTCTCTCGCGTTGATACGGGAACACACCGGACGAAACGACCTCTTCCTCGAACACAACCTGATCTCGCCGTGGCGGCACGTCGAGGCCGCGGCGCGGATGATGGGCAGGACGACCGATGTCGATGTCGAGACGATCGACTGA
- a CDS encoding arginine decarboxylase, pyruvoyl-dependent, giving the protein MDGNVPSKVFLTRGVGRHRHKLTSFELALRNAGIAQLNLVRVSSIFPPQCKLVSRERGIAMLDAGAITHCVLSTNETNEPRRLIGASIGVAVPKNRARYGYISEHHDFGIRQKPLGDHAEDLAATMLASTLGIEIDLDRAWDERKQEYKIGGRIVRSRNSTQTALGQANVWTTVIAVAVFCSYEI; this is encoded by the coding sequence ATGGACGGGAACGTGCCAAGCAAGGTCTTCCTGACTCGCGGTGTCGGTCGTCACCGGCACAAGCTCACCAGCTTCGAGCTCGCCCTGCGGAACGCGGGAATCGCGCAACTCAACCTCGTTCGCGTCTCGAGCATCTTTCCGCCGCAATGCAAACTCGTTTCGCGCGAGCGCGGCATCGCCATGCTCGACGCGGGCGCGATCACGCACTGCGTGCTCAGCACCAACGAGACGAACGAGCCGCGGCGGCTCATCGGCGCCTCGATCGGTGTCGCCGTTCCGAAGAATCGAGCCCGGTACGGGTACATCTCGGAGCATCACGATTTCGGCATCAGGCAGAAGCCCCTCGGCGATCACGCCGAGGACCTCGCCGCCACGATGCTCGCGTCGACTCTCGGCATCGAGATCGATCTCGACCGGGCGTGGGACGAACGGAAGCAGGAGTACAAGATCGGCGGCAGGATCGTCCGCTCCCGGAACAGTACGCAGACCGCTCTCGGCCAGGCGAACGTCTGGACGACGGTGATCGCGGTCGCCGTCTTCTGCAGTTACGAAATATAA
- a CDS encoding arginase family protein, which translates to MIRRYDFLGEEASASRDRVVVVPVPIERSTSYIQGTAGAPAAILEASMQIELFNAGLGVDLENAGIVTSGERPDSREALRAFLDRERSALLESFPVFLGGEHSITPWIVEGLGIGDAGFVWLDAHADMRESYEGDPHSHACAARNTLPFGPIVEIGVRSCSRGEHDFIAASKDVEVFPRWCGEAADAIRRLPERIYLSFDFDAFDPSVVRALGTPEPGGLNWREVLSVLDLVFAEKTVVAMDAVELCPDPHDEASNFAAARTVYEAISRYLRKEGTDA; encoded by the coding sequence ATGATCAGGCGATACGATTTCCTCGGCGAGGAAGCGTCCGCTTCGCGCGACCGGGTCGTCGTCGTCCCGGTGCCGATCGAACGGAGCACCTCGTACATCCAGGGGACGGCCGGCGCGCCGGCAGCGATCCTCGAGGCCTCGATGCAGATCGAGCTCTTCAACGCCGGTCTCGGCGTCGACCTCGAGAACGCGGGGATCGTCACCTCCGGCGAGCGTCCCGACTCCCGCGAGGCGCTTCGCGCATTCCTCGATCGCGAGCGGAGCGCGCTCCTGGAATCCTTTCCCGTCTTCCTCGGGGGCGAGCACTCGATCACGCCGTGGATCGTCGAGGGCCTGGGAATCGGGGACGCGGGGTTCGTCTGGCTCGACGCCCACGCCGACATGCGGGAATCCTACGAGGGCGATCCTCACAGCCACGCCTGCGCCGCGCGCAACACGCTTCCCTTCGGACCCATCGTCGAGATCGGCGTGCGGAGCTGTTCGCGAGGGGAGCACGACTTCATCGCGGCGTCGAAAGACGTCGAGGTGTTTCCCCGGTGGTGCGGGGAGGCGGCGGACGCGATCCGTCGCCTGCCGGAGAGGATCTACCTCTCGTTCGATTTCGACGCGTTCGATCCGTCGGTCGTCCGCGCGCTCGGCACGCCCGAACCCGGCGGACTCAACTGGCGGGAGGTCCTCTCCGTCCTGGATCTCGTTTTCGCTGAGAAGACGGTCGTCGCGATGGACGCGGTCGAGCTGTGCCCCGATCCGCACGACGAGGCGTCGAACTTCGCCGCCGCCCGGACGGTCTACGAAGCGATCTCCAGATATCTACGGAAGGAGGGGACGGATGCATAA
- a CDS encoding deoxyhypusine synthase family protein, with protein sequence MHKKLLHTPTRPLVPEPGMSCSELLERLEGCSFQGRQLARAARVWTEGLDDDVTVWLGLAGAMVPAGMRKVVTTLLEEDLVDVIVSTGANLYHDFFETVGHAHYIGSPVVDDCQLRDERIDRVYDTYADEDLFFNVDKIIGAWAHESLEDRPYTTREFLHLLGEEAGRRSTGEEGILSTAARLGKPIYCPAIGDSSIGIGLAEKDRKPVLFDVIEDVRETADIAARKTSMVIYVGGGTPKNFIQQTEVTNIVQGIDVEGHKYAIQFVVDAPQWGGLSGCTFEEAISWGKIAVDARMVNVLCDATIALPIVATAVLTRRQGRKRPGR encoded by the coding sequence ATGCATAAGAAACTGCTGCACACGCCCACGCGGCCGCTCGTGCCCGAGCCGGGCATGAGCTGCAGCGAACTGCTCGAACGCCTCGAGGGGTGCAGTTTCCAGGGGCGGCAGCTCGCGCGCGCCGCGAGGGTCTGGACGGAGGGTCTCGATGACGACGTCACCGTCTGGCTCGGCCTGGCAGGCGCGATGGTGCCCGCCGGCATGCGCAAGGTCGTCACGACGCTCCTCGAGGAGGATCTCGTCGACGTCATCGTCTCGACCGGCGCGAACCTCTACCACGATTTCTTCGAGACGGTCGGCCACGCGCACTACATCGGTTCCCCGGTTGTCGACGACTGCCAGCTGCGCGACGAGCGGATCGACCGCGTCTACGACACGTACGCCGACGAGGATCTCTTCTTCAACGTCGACAAGATCATCGGCGCGTGGGCGCACGAGTCGCTCGAGGACCGTCCCTACACGACCCGCGAGTTCCTGCATCTGCTCGGCGAGGAGGCGGGGAGGCGATCGACGGGCGAGGAAGGGATCCTGTCGACGGCGGCCCGGCTCGGCAAGCCGATCTACTGCCCGGCGATCGGCGACTCCTCGATCGGCATCGGTCTCGCGGAGAAGGATCGCAAGCCGGTCCTCTTCGACGTGATCGAGGATGTGCGAGAGACGGCGGATATCGCGGCCCGCAAGACGTCGATGGTGATCTATGTCGGCGGAGGCACACCAAAGAACTTCATCCAGCAGACCGAGGTCACCAACATCGTCCAGGGTATCGACGTCGAGGGTCACAAGTACGCGATCCAGTTCGTCGTCGACGCGCCGCAGTGGGGAGGGCTCAGCGGCTGCACCTTCGAGGAGGCGATCTCCTGGGGCAAGATCGCCGTCGACGCGCGCATGGTGAACGTTCTGTGCGACGCGACGATCGCCCTGCCGATCGTGGCGACGGCCGTGCTGACGAGGCGGCAGGGAAGGAAACGGCCCGGCCGGTAG
- a CDS encoding YifB family Mg chelatase-like AAA ATPase: protein MIAGIRSGAVVGIDGYAVRVEVDLARGLPAFTIVGLPNAAVRESRERVAAAIRNSGFEFPLKKITVNLAPADVRKEGAAFDLPIAVGILAAGGQVSRSVPAGTLVLGELALDGTLAPVRGALPVACFARDDGCDRLVIPEGNAAEAAAVGGVEIAACRDLREAIGVIEGRLRPRSVDPAPSADETDDGLDFSQVRGQEAATRAVLVAAAGGHHLLMVGPPGAGKTMLARRIPSILPALEKSEALENAKIRSVTAGGRLRELPRRRPFRAPHHSASDAGLVGGGRLASPGEITLAHNGVLFLDELTEFRRNVLETLRQPLEEGRITISRARAVCTYPARFQLVAAMNPCPCGYDGDGRRPCTCTPLQAKRYRSRISGPLLDRIAIHVRVRAVDMRLAGARPGVGSARMAALVLSAYERQKRRFRDAERTRRNADIPAAALAQTCAMEPAASRLVEEASRHLSLSARSVAHILRVARTIADLDEAELIGARHVGEAVQYRMSLAPGT, encoded by the coding sequence ATGATCGCCGGGATCCGTTCTGGCGCCGTCGTCGGGATCGACGGGTACGCCGTCCGCGTCGAGGTCGATCTCGCGCGCGGGCTTCCCGCGTTCACGATCGTCGGGCTGCCTAACGCCGCCGTGCGCGAAAGCCGCGAACGCGTTGCCGCCGCGATACGCAACAGCGGTTTCGAATTCCCGCTCAAAAAGATCACGGTCAACCTCGCGCCGGCGGACGTACGCAAGGAGGGGGCGGCCTTCGATCTGCCGATCGCCGTCGGCATACTCGCGGCGGGCGGCCAGGTGTCGCGGTCCGTTCCCGCCGGAACGCTCGTTCTCGGGGAACTCGCCCTGGACGGGACTCTCGCGCCCGTGCGCGGGGCGCTGCCGGTCGCCTGCTTCGCCCGCGACGATGGATGCGACAGGCTGGTCATTCCCGAGGGGAACGCGGCGGAGGCCGCGGCGGTCGGCGGCGTGGAGATCGCCGCGTGCCGCGATCTCCGCGAGGCGATCGGCGTCATCGAGGGGCGTCTCCGGCCGCGGAGCGTCGACCCGGCGCCCTCCGCCGACGAGACCGACGACGGGCTCGATTTCTCGCAGGTGCGCGGGCAGGAGGCGGCGACACGGGCCGTTCTCGTCGCGGCAGCGGGTGGGCATCACCTGCTGATGGTCGGTCCGCCCGGCGCCGGCAAGACGATGCTCGCCCGGCGGATCCCGTCCATCCTGCCGGCGCTCGAAAAGAGCGAGGCGCTCGAGAACGCGAAGATCAGGAGCGTGACCGCCGGCGGCAGGCTCAGGGAACTCCCCCGTCGTCGGCCCTTCCGGGCGCCGCACCACTCGGCCAGCGACGCCGGGCTCGTCGGCGGCGGCCGGCTCGCCTCGCCGGGGGAGATCACGCTCGCGCACAACGGCGTTCTCTTTCTCGACGAGCTGACCGAGTTCCGGCGGAACGTGCTCGAGACGCTCCGCCAGCCTCTCGAGGAGGGGCGGATCACGATCTCCCGCGCACGGGCTGTCTGCACCTACCCGGCGAGGTTCCAGCTCGTGGCCGCGATGAATCCCTGTCCGTGCGGGTACGACGGCGACGGGCGCCGGCCCTGCACGTGCACGCCGCTCCAGGCGAAGCGGTACCGCTCCCGCATATCCGGTCCGCTGCTCGACCGGATCGCGATCCACGTCCGGGTGCGGGCCGTCGACATGCGGTTGGCCGGCGCGAGACCGGGTGTTGGCTCGGCACGTATGGCCGCTCTCGTTCTTTCGGCATACGAGCGGCAGAAGCGTCGGTTCCGGGACGCGGAAAGAACGCGGCGGAACGCCGACATCCCGGCGGCGGCGCTCGCGCAAACCTGCGCGATGGAGCCCGCGGCATCGCGGCTCGTCGAGGAGGCGTCCCGCCATCTGTCCCTGTCGGCGAGGAGCGTGGCCCACATCCTCCGGGTGGCGCGCACCATCGCCGACCTCGACGAGGCCGAATTGATCGGGGCCCGGCATGTCGGCGAGGCGGTACAGTACCGGATGTCTCTCGCGCCCGGAACGTGA
- a CDS encoding acyl-CoA dehydrogenase family protein, translating to MDWTFTDEQEMLREMVRKFVDNELKPRAEEIDREKRIPRELIDKMAELGFLGISFPPEYGGAGMGEMGYCIMQEEIGRGCASTATFIGAHQSIGASGIYMFGTEEQKQKYLVPLAEGRKIAAYALTEPNAGSDAFNSETTAEEKEDHWLLNGRKIFITNGSFADVISLFAKVKGGPADGKSTAFIVEKEFDGFSVGKIEDKMGIRGSETAELILEDVKVPKENVLGRIGRGVMVGMKVLMTGRLGLGAAALGSAKEALRLSSEYAKERKQFGKKISQNQAIQWMLADMATEIYNMESILYRTAWLYDQGKNVTKESSIVKLYCSEALDRIVDRAMQIYGGYGFINDFPIERMYRDSRINRIFEGTNEIQRMILARDVLHDRNL from the coding sequence ATGGACTGGACGTTCACCGACGAGCAGGAGATGCTCCGTGAGATGGTCCGCAAGTTCGTCGACAACGAACTCAAGCCGCGCGCGGAGGAGATCGACCGCGAGAAGCGCATCCCCCGGGAACTGATCGACAAGATGGCCGAACTCGGCTTTCTCGGCATCTCCTTCCCGCCCGAGTACGGCGGCGCGGGGATGGGCGAGATGGGCTACTGCATCATGCAGGAGGAGATCGGCCGCGGCTGCGCGTCGACGGCCACGTTCATCGGCGCCCACCAATCGATCGGCGCCTCGGGCATCTACATGTTCGGCACCGAGGAGCAGAAGCAGAAGTACCTCGTTCCCCTCGCCGAGGGCCGGAAGATCGCGGCGTACGCGCTGACCGAGCCGAACGCCGGGTCCGACGCGTTCAACTCGGAAACGACCGCCGAGGAGAAGGAGGATCACTGGCTGCTCAACGGCCGGAAGATCTTCATCACGAACGGCTCCTTCGCCGACGTCATCTCGCTCTTCGCCAAGGTCAAGGGTGGGCCGGCCGACGGCAAGTCGACCGCCTTCATCGTCGAGAAGGAATTCGACGGTTTCAGCGTCGGCAAGATCGAGGACAAGATGGGCATCCGCGGCTCGGAGACGGCCGAGCTGATCCTCGAGGACGTCAAGGTGCCCAAGGAGAACGTCCTCGGCCGCATCGGTCGCGGGGTCATGGTCGGCATGAAGGTTCTCATGACGGGGCGCCTCGGTCTCGGAGCGGCCGCCCTCGGATCGGCCAAGGAAGCCCTCAGGCTCTCCTCGGAATACGCCAAGGAGCGGAAGCAGTTCGGGAAGAAGATATCCCAGAACCAGGCCATCCAGTGGATGCTGGCCGACATGGCCACCGAGATCTACAACATGGAGTCGATCCTCTACCGCACCGCCTGGCTCTACGACCAGGGCAAGAACGTCACGAAGGAATCCTCCATCGTGAAGCTCTACTGTTCGGAAGCCCTCGACCGGATCGTCGACAGGGCCATGCAGATCTACGGCGGCTACGGCTTCATCAACGACTTCCCCATCGAGCGGATGTACCGCGATTCGCGGATCAACCGGATCTTCGAGGGGACGAACGAGATCCAGCGCATGATCCTCGCGCGCGACGTCCTGCACGACCGCAACCTGTAG
- a CDS encoding endonuclease III → MTNYPVNNEWFPEGEKRARALLSRAVPIVREAVRGHEDPSVTKIAKRSRSPFRVLVGTVISARTKDEVTGAASERLFAEAADPVSLAALPESRIGQLIYPAGFYRTKARAIRALARMLVDEYGGDVPRTIEELVRLPGVGRKTANLVLTQGFKLPGICVDTHVHRVSNRLGAVRTRNPAETEYALRRALPRRHWIEINDLLVMFGKAVCAPVSPRCSICGLAAFCGRVGVTRSR, encoded by the coding sequence ATGACGAACTATCCCGTGAACAACGAGTGGTTTCCCGAGGGCGAGAAGCGCGCGCGCGCCCTCCTGTCCCGCGCCGTGCCTATCGTGCGCGAGGCGGTCCGGGGCCACGAGGATCCGTCGGTGACGAAGATCGCCAAGCGGTCCCGCTCGCCCTTCCGCGTGCTCGTCGGCACGGTGATCAGCGCCCGCACGAAGGACGAGGTGACCGGCGCGGCGAGCGAACGGCTCTTCGCCGAGGCGGCCGATCCCGTCTCCCTCGCCGCGCTGCCCGAGTCGAGGATCGGGCAGCTGATCTACCCCGCCGGGTTCTACCGCACGAAGGCCCGCGCGATCCGCGCCCTCGCCCGGATGCTCGTCGACGAGTACGGCGGCGATGTGCCGCGCACGATCGAGGAACTCGTCCGTCTCCCCGGCGTGGGACGCAAGACGGCCAACCTCGTCCTCACGCAGGGATTCAAGCTGCCCGGAATCTGCGTGGACACGCACGTCCACCGGGTCTCGAACCGTCTCGGGGCGGTGCGCACGAGGAACCCGGCCGAGACGGAGTACGCGCTCAGGCGGGCGCTTCCCCGGCGGCACTGGATCGAGATCAACGACCTGCTCGTGATGTTCGGCAAGGCCGTCTGCGCGCCGGTTTCGCCGCGCTGCTCGATCTGCGGGCTCGCCGCCTTCTGCGGCCGCGTCGGCGTGACGCGCTCGCGTTGA
- a CDS encoding peptidase M64 has translation MRRLLLAALMLTFAVPAAAGSGYDRFFTGEALRIDFYHTGTADTEIFSLDELVREAVWAGNPRALVDTMNLGGYLVRVLDVETNRQIFSRGYCTVFGEWVTTDEADAGFTRTFHESVIVPFPKGRIQVRIDRRDRENVFRTVWDIVVDPSDVSIRNDRRFRDFKVRTVQETGPPGSRVDLLILGDGYRRDQLHKLRGDVERFVGAFFDTEPFRSRRKDFNVRYVECVSEDSGVDDPRAGKYVSNILGLSFNSLGIDRYMISTHNRTIRDIAAAAPYDLVMLLANEEKYGGGGIFRLYSNCISDNEWDVYVFVHEFGHAFAGLADEYYSSQVTYNEMYPRGVEPWEPNITALLDPGQLKWRDLATPGAAIPTPADSTLVGVVGAFEGAGYSAKGLYRPCLDCRMFSKGLTPFCPVCRRAIERMIDFHTK, from the coding sequence ATGCGCCGCCTGCTCTTGGCCGCACTCATGCTGACCTTCGCCGTTCCGGCCGCCGCCGGCTCCGGCTACGACCGGTTCTTCACCGGCGAGGCGCTCCGGATCGACTTCTACCACACCGGCACGGCCGACACCGAGATCTTCTCGCTCGACGAACTCGTGCGCGAGGCGGTCTGGGCGGGGAATCCCCGCGCCCTCGTCGACACGATGAACCTCGGCGGCTATCTCGTCCGGGTTCTCGACGTCGAAACGAACCGGCAGATCTTCTCGCGGGGCTACTGCACGGTCTTCGGCGAGTGGGTGACCACCGACGAGGCGGACGCGGGCTTCACCCGGACCTTCCACGAGTCGGTGATCGTCCCCTTCCCGAAGGGTCGCATCCAGGTGCGCATCGACCGGCGCGACCGGGAAAACGTCTTTCGCACTGTCTGGGATATCGTCGTCGACCCGTCGGACGTCTCGATCAGGAACGACCGGCGGTTCCGCGATTTCAAGGTGCGTACCGTCCAGGAGACCGGCCCCCCGGGGAGCCGCGTCGACCTGCTCATCCTCGGCGATGGGTACCGGCGCGACCAGCTGCACAAGCTCCGGGGCGACGTCGAGCGTTTCGTGGGCGCCTTTTTCGACACCGAGCCCTTCAGGAGCCGCCGCAAGGATTTCAACGTCCGGTACGTCGAGTGCGTCTCGGAGGACAGCGGGGTCGACGATCCGCGCGCGGGGAAGTACGTGAGCAACATCCTCGGGCTCTCCTTCAATTCCCTCGGGATCGACCGCTACATGATCTCGACGCACAACCGGACGATCCGCGACATCGCCGCCGCCGCTCCCTACGATCTCGTCATGCTCCTCGCGAACGAGGAGAAGTACGGGGGAGGGGGTATCTTCCGCCTCTACTCCAACTGCATCTCGGACAACGAGTGGGACGTGTACGTCTTCGTCCACGAGTTCGGACACGCCTTCGCGGGGCTCGCCGACGAGTACTATTCCTCGCAGGTCACCTACAACGAGATGTATCCGCGCGGCGTCGAGCCGTGGGAGCCCAACATCACGGCGCTGCTCGATCCCGGGCAGCTCAAGTGGCGCGATCTCGCGACGCCGGGCGCGGCGATCCCCACGCCGGCGGATTCCACGCTCGTCGGCGTCGTGGGCGCCTTCGAGGGAGCGGGGTACTCCGCGAAGGGGCTCTACCGGCCCTGTCTCGACTGCCGGATGTTCTCGAAGGGTCTCACGCCCTTCTGCCCCGTCTGCCGGCGGGCGATCGAGCGGATGATCGATTTCCACACGAAGTGA
- a CDS encoding ferritin family protein, whose product MNRERDLTTLELISIGIKAESSAVELYERMKGMCFSAKDVCAKFDFLIGQEQMHERILRAAFEKKFPGQEIMLPPKNLVPMISGEIPEEASLKELFAEAMKAEEIAEKFYNDLADKTRDGSAKSLLHYLASMERSHYGLLKVEYDAMEAGAYMDSEDALEGQHLMNLGP is encoded by the coding sequence ATGAATCGCGAACGCGACCTGACGACACTCGAGCTGATCAGCATCGGGATCAAGGCCGAGAGCTCGGCGGTGGAACTGTACGAGCGCATGAAGGGGATGTGTTTCTCGGCGAAGGACGTCTGCGCCAAGTTCGATTTCCTCATCGGACAGGAACAGATGCACGAGCGGATCCTCCGCGCGGCCTTCGAGAAGAAGTTCCCCGGGCAGGAGATCATGCTCCCGCCGAAGAACCTCGTGCCGATGATCAGCGGCGAGATCCCCGAGGAAGCCAGCCTCAAGGAACTCTTCGCCGAGGCGATGAAGGCCGAGGAGATCGCCGAGAAATTCTACAACGACCTCGCCGACAAGACCCGCGACGGCAGCGCCAAGAGCCTGCTCCACTACCTCGCCAGCATGGAGCGGAGCCACTACGGGCTCCTGAAGGTCGAGTACGACGCGATGGAGGCGGGCGCCTACATGGACTCCGAGGACGCCCTCGAGGGCCAGCACCTGATGAACCTCGGGCCCTAG